DNA from Daucus carota subsp. sativus chromosome 1, DH1 v3.0, whole genome shotgun sequence:
ctaGCGGCAATGCTAATAAGTAATAAGATTAAAAGCCTGCTTATGCAACTCTGCTGCAGAAATTAAGGCCAATTGATCTTTTAACATCATTGATTTGCAGACTTTTTCGTCTTTAAATGGACTAGTTTGGTGAAGAAGAGAAATTTTGTGAGAACGCGTAACTTTAGTTTTATATGAGATGCCTGCCTTACTTGCAATTtacatgattattattttttgatgtcTACACAGGCCTATTAGGCACCCTACGTATTCGGCTCTAACAAGGCCATTATGGGAGCTTTCCTCGTTAATTCCTCCACTAGCACTCGGATCTCACAAAACACTGAGAGTATGTACATCGCAGCATTAGTTTGTACTTGTTAAATTTAGAtggctagttttttttttaatatttaatgttcAGCCACAGAAGCTCTAATGTTTAGCTTAGTGTGGCATTTTATGATGGGAAAGTATGGTTGTGGTAGATCTAATTTCATATATTACCTTGTATATTGCATGAGTATGACACTTTAATTTTGATTAACTAATATGCTTATGAAGTTGTGCCTGATACTGCTCTCACAAGTTGTATGCGTAGAACTTAAGCATTTAAGTGTCAGATAATGGTTGCTCCGATTACTGAATAATGTCTAAATAGACGATAAGGATGCTTCAATACGAATACTGTTGGGATCGAGAgttgtaatttgtaaatatgTAAGCTCAGATATAGTACATGCTTTTCTATGGCCTCGAGGAGAGTCATTGAAGGGGAACAGAAATGAACATAAAGTTTTATTATACATGTTACTAGTTActtcaatatattttttgatgtggaggaaaatagtgtatatatctatatgttttatatatggGGCTAGGAGTTTATTGAATAATTAGGTTACTTTAGAGCTGAATAATTGTTGGGCTCTAGTCCATTAGGTTGTGTGTTCagaataaatcaaatttatttgaataatatattttttttaaatttttttataaattattaggtACTGGTTCGTAAGATAAGTCAAGTGATTACAATAACTAAGCAAATAGGGATAGTTATTAGAAATCATTATCACTATTATCTAGGAACTATGTTATCAGTATAAATTAGCCTATTAAAAGGTTGGTTTATGTTCATAGCATATAACCGAGAGCATTATAATCATTTTTCATGCATTtgacattttattttcttttatatttttgaccaAAAAATCAACATTATGCTATTAGGGTTTTTGTTCCATATACAAGTCATGTAACCCCCACGTTATTCATGTCTTGCATTAGTCATGATTATCAAATTTgcaatattttgataaatcttACATAGTGAGTGGATCTTCGAGTACCTAGTCTTTATTGGTAAGCTCTAATCTCTAGATGATTTAAACTTTATTCTTTATTTCTCAAACGTATGATGTATGCTAAACATTAGAATTACGATAGTTTCTAGGCTTTTGGGAAATCACTAGGAGACAATTTAAATATCCCGTTTTTAAGAATGTGACATGCTCATATATCATGTTTTAATAAAAGAGTAAATGAATTGTAATAACAAAGCAATTAGCCTCTGGAAgttgaagtaaaaatttgttcaagttctctaTATTCCCTTGAGCTTTATCCTTGTCAATCAAATGTAAATGATACAATCGATAAAATCACTTATAGGTTTATTCTATGGCTGTCATCCATTACAGCCACACCTTGTTGCTATTGGGACCAATATCGGTGTGATCATTAGTGAATTTGATGCCAGATCTCTTCTAACTGTAGCATCTTTACCAAAACCCCCAGAAAGTCGAGAACATTCGGCTGTTTATGTTATTGAAAGAGAATTAAAGCTGCTAAACTTCTCGTTGTCCAACACGGCAAACCTTGCTCTTGGGAGTAACGGGTCCTTGACAGAAAATGGAAGACCGCGTGGAGATCCTTCTGAACCACTTCAAGTCAAGCAGATAAAAAAGCACATTAGCACTCCTATTCCACATGACTCATATGCAGTTCTTTCTGTGAGCAGTTCGGGGAAGTAAGTAATCTTTAACATTTGAGTACATCATTCGACTTCAAGTGCAGCATTAGACAGTAGAACTAGAATTACTACACATTATCTATTAATCCTGTGTTAGATATTTGTAaacttgttttttttacaaacatGGTCAATTACAAAACTTTAAATACTCACGCACACATGCATCAACTGGTCTTGAACCCTCGACGTCTTATTACTAAAAGAGAAAGAGGAGAGGGGAACCACTAGGTTAAGACTTACAGTTAATCTAGTGGTTTCCAGTTTATGGCTCTTAAAAGAACTCGTAAGAGGACCTTAATATTGTTAACATGAAATGAATGACGTAATTTCTTCCCTTTCTTGGTACCTGACTAGTACTATTTATGGGTATAAACAAGCTATCTCAGTGATAGACTTTCTTTTCCCTTGTTGCTTGGTTGCAGGTATCTTGCAGTTGTATGGCCTGATATTCCTTATTTCTCAATTTACAAGGTCAGTGATTGGTCCATAGTAGATTCAGGTAGTGCGAGGCTCTTGTCTTGGGATACTTGTCGAGATAGATTTGCTTTTTTGGAGTCGGCTGCACCTCCTCGAATCCCCTTGATTCCGAAAGGGGGATCAAGAAAAGCCAAGGAAGCTGCTGCAGTTGCTGCTCCAACTGCAGCAGCTTCTGCTGCAGTCGCTGCTCAAGCTGCAGTTGCAGCAGCCTCTGCTGCTTCTTCTGCTAGTGTGGAAGTTCGCATTTTGTTAGATGATGAgacatcaaatatattaatgaggTCTATTGGCGGCCACAGTGAACCGGTATCTCTTCTGTTTTCACCGACTGATTTCTGCTTCACTCTGCTTAAATCaaagaaataatatattctttttcttGTATTTTCCTTTAAGGCTACGAATGTGATTGACATGCTTGCATGTTAGTAACAGTAATTAATGACACTTTTAGACCTTATTTGGAATGGCTCATATGTTAAAGGCCTAAAAGTCAGGCTTTGTTAGTGATATGCTTTCTCATCTTAGTATGAGTAGGTAGATTGCCTTGAACTTTTTAAAGGATGACCAACAAAAACGATTTATTATCGGAGCTGGAACTATAGTTCAGTTGGAACTAAATGGGTTAAGTTGAATGTTATTTTATGCTTTGACTAGGCTTGCATCAAAGACTGTGCTGCAGAATATGCAGAATTCATGAGGTTCCTGTTCAAGTACCTTTCCTCACGTAATGATTGCATCCCACATACGTGTAGATTCTGAAACAAGACTTCCTTTTTGTAGGTGGACTATAACATTTCAGTTGTACTGGAACTCTGTTGCCTTAAGTTTGAGTACTAAAAACTCACTCCTTGCTGCCATCGTGTTTTCGTATTTGGAAAATGATAGCTAAAGTACCTTAATAATTAAATCTGAACACAAGTGACTGGCTGCCCCATATAAAGGTTGAGGGCTCGAAAATTTTACGGGTGTGTTATGTTTCAGGGTAAAGGTTCCTCTTGGACCCGGTTTTCTCAACAGGAAAAGTTTAATCGCATTCAACTTAAATTAGAATTAGGTTTATCTATGGCTAATATATTTAGTTGAAACACTTCTGTCACATATGTAAGTAAGATGACTACCTGGAATTTGACTTTACAATGGATCACTTGAAATTTGTGGGAAAATGGTGAGTTTCAAGGATGAGCataaaatagataataaaagatTTGTACTCGGACAAAATATGCAAACACTGATTTTTTCTGAATTTCAAATAGGAATGTCAACTCAAGGCATATACTTATTAACTTGCTACTTTCTAGTAACTCATTGATACTGTAGTCAGACTGTAGAACTTTCTTTAGTGAAATGTTGTACTTCATCGCTATATTGCTATTAACAAATGGTCACTGCTTCCCCTTTGATTTTATACTCAGCTCTCAAGAAATTCGTATGCTTACGTTTTCTGATTGGTTCAGGGGATCTGCCGTTTATTGTTACACGTTCGTAATATTTGTTGTCTAGTCTTAGTTATTATGGGGGTCCAGTAATATATGTCTGACCACTTTGGTATGGCCTTTTAACTCCATAAatatgtttctaggttattggTTTGCATGGGGGAGCGCTACTTGGTATAGCGTATCGGACATCGTGAAGAGTCAACCCCATTGCTGCTAGTCTGCTACTGCTATTTCAACATTCCAGTCTATGCCCTTATCTGGCTTTGGTAGCAGCGGGCTTTCCTCGTTCACCACTATTGATGGCTATTCTTCTCATAATTCTTCAGCGAACTCTGTTATCATTTGTCTTGTCCCTTAAGCAATCTATTTTCTATCCATCCAGAAGTTTTGTGCATCAAGTATTGAGCAAATATGAACTCTTGAGTCTTCTTATCTTTTCTAACAAAAATTCTCTGTGAACCCCACTAAGTCCTTAAATATCTGGACTTAGTCTGCGTGAGTGTCGAGCACCAAATAGCTATCTTGTATATCTTTGGTTACTGTAGACGTGCCGCATGATCCATCTGAGCTCAATTTTATATGTTATCTTATTTACGTTGATAATTGGTGTCGGTATTGTTTTTTCAAGTCCCAGCCCGGTTTgctcaaaattatttaaattgcagTTAGTAGATTGGATGTGTGAGCAAATTTATGCCGAGATTTTTTAAGAATCGGGTAAATTTGCAGTTAGGAAAACTTTCAACCAGTCGGTGGTCTTCTTCCTCAACCAGAATGGACAGCATGGGACCAAACGGTTGAGTATTGTGCCTTTGCCTATCAGCAATACATTGTCATATCTTCCTTGCACCCTCAATATAGATACTTGGGAGATGTTGCCATTCCATTTGCTACAGGTGCTGTTTGGCAACGGAGACAGCTCTTTGTGGCTACACCAACTACGATAGGGTAAGTACTATTTAACAAGATCTTATTCGTGTATTACGATATATTTTTTAGCTTTTCTATGTAAATAGGGTTGTAAATGAGGCGAGTCGTTTGTGAGCAGCTTGGTGTTGGTTCGACAAAATCTTGTAGGTTTTTTGAATTTCTGCTCGAATTTAAATGAGCGGAGCTGAAAGCTAGATACTGTAAGAGCCGAACtttatcaaattaaagtttggCTCTTGAAGCATTTTGAAGTATGTACTGCTCGACTATGAGATACCATTCTTCACAAATTTGGATGCATAAATTTGGCATTTAATCTATGGGCGCCTAAGCATAATAGCTTCTTCTGTATTGTTGAGTCTTGAGATAAAAAGAAGTATATCCTATGCATGATTTAATTGGAATTTAGAAGTCTAGATAATGTCTATAGTATCGACAATTAATGCTATTAACAGTGGCAAGTACGGGTTGAAGTAATGAGCCACAGACTAAAGACCAATAAAACTACTTAAGATCACAGGATATTTAAGACAGACATTTGAGGTAATCCAGGaaagatttcaaaaaaatcagCAACAGTACATAACCAACTTCTGTACAAATGAAAGTAAAACACAGAATTCCATGTCCATTAAGAAACAACCACAACAATATAATTTTACTATCCCTCTTTTGTGTTTTACTTTTTAATGTCTACTTAGCACTGTCCTTGAATAGCTTTTTTTCGCGTGTTTTGATTTTTAAGGTCTGACTTGGGAGACTCacaaataaacaattaaaagaACAGATTGAAGGATTAAGAATAGTGATGAAAGTCTTACTAAACAAAAGCTGAAGCAATCTCAAGTTAACATATCAGATGTAAGTAGAAATACACTGCCGAGCCGTTTTTAAGCATCACCAGGGAAAAAAAACACACTCTGTGTATACAATTTAAGAGTTAATTCTAAACCGCTACGTATGCAAGTATC
Protein-coding regions in this window:
- the LOC108192674 gene encoding LOW QUALITY PROTEIN: uncharacterized protein LOC108192674 (The sequence of the model RefSeq protein was modified relative to this genomic sequence to represent the inferred CDS: deleted 2 bases in 1 codon; substituted 2 bases at 2 genomic stop codons), whose product is MIQSIKSLIGLFYGCHPLQPHLVAIGTNIGVIISEFDARSLLTVASLPKPPESREHSAVYVIERELKLLNFSLSNTANLALGSNGSLTENGRPRGDPSEPLQVKQIKKHISTPIPHDSYAVLSVSSSGKYLAVVWPDIPYFSIYKVSDWSIVDSGSARLLSWDTCRDRFAFLESAAPPRIPLIPKGGSRKAKEAAAVAAPTAAASAAVAAQAAVAAASAASSASVEVRILLDDETSNILMRSIGGHSEPVIGLHGGALLGIAYRTSXRVNPIAXSATAISTFQSMPLSGFGSSGLSSFTTIDGYSSHNSSANSQYIVISSLHPQYRYLGDVAIPFATGAVWQRRQLFVATPTTIGCVFVDDGVAPIHIETKRRKEDMKLKEARSRAVAEHGELALIAVDGPQTATQERISLRPPMLQQL